One window from the genome of Oceanidesulfovibrio indonesiensis encodes:
- a CDS encoding thioredoxin domain-containing protein, protein MTHENRLANEKSPYLLQHKNNPVDWWPWCDEAFETARREDKPVFLSIGYSTCHWCHVMEKESFEDEEVATLMNDAFVSIKVDREERPDLDNLYMTVCHLMTGQGGWPLTVLLTPDKQPFFAGTYFPKQSHYGRPGMLDLVPQVKEAWQTRRGEVEESAGKITGHLRAFAAGDLSEKSGGLIGEPEMDQAYAQLAERFDVRWGGFGTAPKFPSPHVLLFLLRMWARHGKTDGLAMVEKTLAAMRAGGMFDHVGFGFHRYATDREWLVPHFEKMLYDQAMLTLAYTEAYQITRKPAYRGTVKEVLAYVLRDMRSPEGGFYSAEDADSEGEEGRFYVFSTAEVEKILGPDDALLVQKAYAMKPEGNFLEEATGKRTGANILHLPKGLDAVAAELDMDEKQLMEKLMHARKLLFAAREQRVRPLLDDKILADWNGLMIAAMARAGRALEEPDYIRAAEAAADFILTKMRDDSGRLLHRYREGEAGLPAHAEDYAYFLWGLVELFEATFDSRWLEAAVALADDFLERFRDHERGGFFYTASDAEELLARPKEGQDAATPSANSVAMLVFTRLARLLGAPDYETYAEEIARAFYPEASQHPAAYTFMLCAVDTARGKSMEVVIAGDERDETWQAMRRAVDARFLPGAVFLGTRPGLEKIAPWTESLIPKNGRTTAYVCEERACKNPVTDAAALEALLEESLTNG, encoded by the coding sequence ATGACGCACGAGAACCGACTCGCGAACGAGAAGAGCCCTTACCTTCTACAACACAAGAACAACCCCGTAGACTGGTGGCCCTGGTGCGACGAGGCATTCGAGACAGCCAGGCGAGAGGACAAGCCCGTTTTCCTCTCCATAGGCTACTCCACATGCCACTGGTGCCATGTGATGGAGAAGGAATCCTTCGAGGATGAGGAGGTGGCGACGCTGATGAACGACGCCTTCGTGTCCATAAAAGTGGACAGGGAGGAACGCCCGGACCTGGACAACCTGTACATGACGGTCTGCCACCTGATGACCGGCCAGGGCGGCTGGCCGCTCACCGTGCTGCTCACGCCGGACAAGCAGCCCTTCTTCGCCGGCACATATTTTCCCAAGCAGTCTCACTACGGCCGACCCGGCATGCTGGATCTCGTGCCCCAGGTGAAAGAGGCGTGGCAAACCCGCCGCGGCGAGGTGGAGGAATCCGCAGGCAAGATCACCGGGCACTTGCGCGCGTTCGCTGCCGGCGACCTCTCGGAAAAATCCGGGGGCCTCATCGGCGAGCCCGAGATGGATCAGGCCTACGCCCAGCTTGCCGAGAGGTTCGACGTCCGCTGGGGCGGGTTCGGCACTGCGCCCAAGTTTCCCTCCCCGCACGTGCTGCTCTTTCTGCTGCGTATGTGGGCCCGCCACGGCAAGACAGACGGCCTGGCCATGGTGGAAAAAACCCTCGCCGCCATGCGCGCCGGCGGCATGTTCGACCACGTGGGTTTCGGCTTCCACCGTTACGCCACGGACCGCGAATGGCTCGTGCCGCATTTCGAGAAGATGCTCTACGATCAGGCCATGCTTACCCTGGCCTACACAGAAGCGTACCAGATAACTCGCAAACCGGCGTACCGCGGCACGGTCAAGGAAGTGCTCGCCTACGTGCTGCGCGACATGCGCTCTCCGGAAGGCGGGTTCTACTCAGCCGAAGACGCGGACAGCGAAGGCGAGGAAGGAAGATTCTACGTCTTCAGCACTGCCGAGGTGGAAAAGATTCTGGGACCTGACGATGCATTGCTCGTCCAGAAGGCATACGCCATGAAGCCCGAGGGAAACTTCCTGGAGGAAGCCACGGGCAAACGCACCGGCGCGAACATCCTGCACCTGCCCAAAGGGCTGGACGCCGTAGCCGCCGAGCTGGACATGGACGAGAAGCAGCTCATGGAAAAGCTCATGCACGCCCGCAAACTGCTCTTTGCCGCGCGGGAGCAGCGGGTGCGCCCCTTGCTGGACGACAAGATCCTGGCCGACTGGAACGGCCTGATGATCGCCGCTATGGCCCGTGCCGGCCGCGCCCTGGAAGAGCCGGACTACATCCGCGCCGCCGAAGCCGCGGCCGACTTCATCCTTACGAAAATGCGCGACGACTCCGGCCGGCTGCTGCACCGCTACCGCGAAGGCGAGGCCGGACTGCCCGCCCATGCAGAAGACTACGCCTACTTTCTGTGGGGGCTTGTGGAGCTGTTCGAAGCCACGTTCGATTCCCGCTGGCTGGAGGCGGCCGTGGCTCTGGCCGATGATTTCCTTGAGCGATTCCGGGACCACGAACGCGGCGGATTCTTCTACACCGCATCAGATGCCGAGGAACTGCTGGCCCGGCCCAAAGAAGGGCAGGATGCCGCGACGCCCTCGGCCAACTCCGTGGCCATGCTCGTCTTCACCAGACTGGCGCGCCTGCTCGGGGCGCCGGATTACGAAACGTACGCCGAGGAAATCGCCCGCGCCTTTTACCCGGAAGCCTCGCAACACCCGGCCGCGTATACCTTTATGCTCTGCGCCGTGGATACGGCGCGCGGCAAATCCATGGAGGTCGTGATTGCCGGGGACGAACGCGACGAGACGTGGCAGGCGATGCGCCGCGCCGTGGACGCACGCTTCCTGCCAGGCGCGGTGTTTCTGGGAACGCGGCCCGGCCTGGAGAAAATCGCGCCATGGACGGAATCGCTGATCCCAAAGAACGGACGGACCACAGCCTACGTGTGCGAAGAACGCGCCTGCAAAAACCCCGTGACCGACGCGGCGGCGCTGGAGGCCCTCCTGGAGGAATCCCTCACGAATGGCTGA
- a CDS encoding Trm112 family protein, which translates to MSTRDASDADSVRKSLEANARRGYRADMAIDKELLDILVSPKTKAPVTLTEDGEGLYCEQEKMVYPIRDDIPIMLVEEAIPFDEWQRGKRQAIKPGKV; encoded by the coding sequence ATGTCAACGCGCGACGCATCGGACGCCGATTCGGTGCGAAAGTCGCTTGAAGCCAATGCGAGAAGGGGATACAGAGCGGACATGGCAATCGACAAAGAACTCCTCGACATACTCGTCAGTCCCAAGACCAAGGCCCCCGTCACCCTCACCGAAGACGGCGAAGGGCTGTATTGCGAGCAGGAAAAGATGGTCTACCCCATTCGGGACGATATCCCGATCATGCTCGTGGAAGAGGCCATCCCCTTCGACGAATGGCAGCGCGGAAAACGCCAGGCGATCAAACCCGGCAAGGTCTAA
- a CDS encoding PHP domain-containing protein, which translates to MPEIDLHTHSTASDGSYSPEELVTAAKNSGLSAIALTDHDTLNGLDRAARTALDVGIEFIPGCELTVTHGALRFHLVALWLPLNAVDIQNALDEIIRHRNERNHIIIGKLNDLGIGITYEDVLAKAGDGAVGRPHFAAALLEKGVVTSAQEAFDRYLGSTGKAYEPKKVLTAAHALDLLQRHGATPVLAHPYQIGLGKDELASLILELKEMGLDAIEAYYSEHSPSQTRSFLELAKRLDLGVSGGSDFHGPIKPDIKLGTGRGRLDIPYAVLEDLKKRRLNRGQPTETSPTVLF; encoded by the coding sequence ATGCCGGAAATCGATCTGCATACACACTCCACTGCCTCGGACGGCAGCTATAGCCCGGAAGAGCTCGTCACTGCGGCCAAAAACAGCGGCCTCAGCGCCATCGCCCTCACGGACCATGACACCCTGAACGGCCTTGATCGAGCAGCCAGAACCGCCCTTGACGTGGGCATCGAGTTCATACCGGGGTGTGAACTCACAGTCACGCACGGCGCGCTCCGCTTCCATCTCGTGGCGCTCTGGCTGCCGCTGAACGCCGTCGACATCCAGAACGCCCTGGACGAAATCATCCGCCACCGCAACGAGCGCAACCACATCATCATCGGCAAGCTCAACGACCTGGGGATCGGCATCACGTATGAGGATGTGCTGGCCAAAGCCGGCGACGGCGCAGTGGGCCGGCCGCACTTCGCCGCCGCGCTGCTGGAAAAAGGCGTTGTGACCTCGGCCCAGGAAGCGTTCGATCGCTACCTCGGCTCCACGGGCAAGGCCTACGAGCCCAAAAAAGTGCTCACAGCGGCTCACGCCCTGGATTTGCTGCAACGCCACGGCGCAACCCCCGTGCTGGCCCATCCGTATCAGATAGGCCTCGGCAAGGACGAGCTCGCCTCGCTCATCCTGGAGCTCAAGGAAATGGGCCTCGACGCAATCGAGGCGTACTACAGCGAGCACAGCCCGTCCCAGACGCGCTCGTTCCTGGAACTGGCCAAACGGCTGGACCTCGGCGTTTCCGGCGGCTCGGATTTCCACGGCCCGATCAAGCCGGACATCAAACTCGGCACCGGCCGCGGCCGGCTGGACATCCCCTACGCCGTGCTTGAAGACCTCAAGAAACGGCGCCTGAACAGGGGGCAACCCACTGAGACGTCGCCCACCGTACTCTTTTGA
- a CDS encoding peptidase U32 family protein — translation MIPDTPHIPELLAPAGTPDKLATALRYGADAVYLGGPDLSLRAKAAGFDMDALAAACRLARGYGARVYYTLNILPHESGLDAVRVRLDELAGLPPDAAPHALIVADPGVVRLARLLAPGYSLHLSTQANTSNSEALAFWADQGVDRVNLARELAGPDIARLAAAGRELGVDVECFVHGAQCMAISGRCLLGAALNRRSANLGLCTQPCRFEYNVRAVELEEKTRPGHTTWQAVSGDGFAAILSPEDLCLIQYLGWFGRVGVAALKIEGRMRSEQAMAQTVDAYRGALDGLCAGKMPGQAVMDELRHAAARPLGTGFFAAYPRILFSPENTSFQRRDVVGKITAPHGEGRWRVAVKGRWDSDIAVEILVPGLRRPQLAPAAYGLENLEGERLGLAHSGMDIVLACDHPDLAAGYFLRLASLQT, via the coding sequence TTGATTCCGGACACACCGCACATACCCGAACTGCTGGCCCCGGCCGGCACGCCGGACAAGCTCGCCACAGCCCTGCGCTACGGCGCGGATGCCGTGTATCTGGGTGGTCCGGACCTTTCCCTGCGCGCCAAGGCCGCCGGATTCGACATGGACGCCCTGGCCGCCGCGTGCCGGCTGGCTCGCGGCTACGGCGCCCGAGTCTATTACACGCTGAACATCCTGCCGCACGAATCCGGGCTGGACGCCGTGCGCGTCCGCCTGGACGAGCTGGCCGGACTCCCCCCGGATGCCGCCCCGCATGCGCTCATTGTGGCCGACCCCGGAGTGGTCCGCCTGGCCAGGCTCCTGGCTCCGGGCTATTCCCTGCATCTTTCCACCCAGGCCAACACCTCGAACAGCGAGGCGCTCGCGTTCTGGGCCGACCAGGGAGTGGACCGCGTGAACCTGGCGCGGGAGCTGGCCGGACCGGACATAGCCAGGCTGGCAGCCGCCGGCCGCGAGCTCGGCGTGGACGTTGAGTGCTTCGTCCACGGCGCACAGTGCATGGCCATATCCGGCCGTTGCCTGCTGGGTGCGGCGCTCAACCGCCGCTCCGCCAACCTGGGCCTGTGCACGCAGCCCTGCCGGTTCGAATACAACGTCCGCGCCGTGGAGCTCGAAGAAAAGACCCGCCCTGGCCACACCACGTGGCAGGCCGTTTCCGGAGACGGCTTTGCCGCGATCCTTTCGCCGGAAGACCTCTGCCTCATCCAGTACCTCGGCTGGTTCGGCCGGGTTGGCGTGGCCGCGCTGAAAATCGAGGGACGGATGCGCTCGGAGCAGGCCATGGCCCAGACCGTGGACGCCTACCGCGGCGCTCTGGACGGCTTGTGCGCGGGAAAGATGCCGGGACAAGCCGTCATGGACGAGCTGCGCCACGCCGCGGCGCGTCCGCTCGGCACAGGATTTTTCGCTGCTTACCCGCGCATTCTGTTCAGCCCGGAGAACACATCCTTCCAACGGCGGGACGTAGTGGGCAAGATCACGGCGCCTCACGGCGAGGGCCGCTGGCGGGTGGCTGTCAAGGGACGTTGGGACAGCGATATTGCGGTCGAAATCCTCGTTCCCGGTCTGCGCAGACCTCAGCTTGCACCTGCCGCCTACGGCCTGGAAAATCTGGAGGGCGAACGGCTCGGCCTCGCCCACTCGGGCATGGACATCGTGCTTGCCTGCGACCACCCGGACCTCGCGGCCGGCTACTTCCTGCGCCTGGCCTCGCTGCAGACATAA
- a CDS encoding LarC family nickel insertion protein gives MRLYLDLSYGIGGDMLLAALADAGLDLHPLAEIFRNAGLTAQLCAAPEMRSGISGKRLFLEQAGDQPLRTMPDIEALLDALPVSDAVRERSRAAFWRLAEAEAAVHGCEVDKIHFHEVGAVDTLADVVGAAWALETLGISEVRASAIPWFTGTVCCAHGELPLPAPAVVKLLDGKPVRPSSFTQEMVTPTGALLLDMLVDTYDDAGSAGPAGRLAASGLGYGARDSGGGLRVFLLEDDGAVRETVWVLESHIDHLSGEDLGRAFEGIFAAGALDVLALHGIMKKSRPAVALRVVCEDAHLTDVEAAFFRETLTLGIRRTRTERTALPRKEATMQTPWGEVRAKEYTLGGQTFIVPEDDDLAEMARRTGQSTAALRRLLMAK, from the coding sequence ATGCGTTTGTATCTCGATCTCTCCTACGGCATTGGCGGGGACATGCTCCTGGCAGCCCTGGCCGACGCCGGCCTCGACCTTCACCCGCTCGCGGAAATCTTCCGCAACGCGGGCCTGACCGCCCAGCTGTGCGCCGCGCCGGAAATGCGCTCCGGCATTTCGGGAAAGCGCTTGTTTCTGGAGCAGGCCGGGGACCAGCCCCTGCGCACCATGCCGGACATCGAAGCGCTGCTGGACGCGTTGCCTGTGAGCGATGCCGTGCGGGAACGCAGCCGCGCCGCTTTTTGGAGATTGGCCGAGGCGGAAGCCGCCGTGCATGGCTGCGAGGTGGATAAAATCCATTTTCACGAGGTGGGCGCCGTGGATACGCTGGCGGATGTCGTGGGCGCCGCCTGGGCATTGGAAACCCTGGGCATCTCGGAAGTCCGGGCCTCGGCGATTCCCTGGTTTACGGGCACGGTCTGCTGCGCGCACGGCGAACTGCCCCTGCCTGCGCCGGCCGTGGTCAAGCTGCTGGACGGCAAGCCGGTGCGGCCGTCCTCTTTCACACAGGAGATGGTCACCCCGACGGGAGCGCTGCTGCTCGACATGCTCGTGGACACGTATGACGACGCTGGTTCGGCTGGTCCTGCAGGACGGCTCGCAGCCTCCGGCCTGGGATACGGAGCGCGCGATTCCGGCGGCGGCCTGCGCGTGTTTCTGCTGGAAGACGATGGGGCGGTCAGGGAGACGGTCTGGGTGTTGGAAAGCCACATCGACCATCTCTCGGGCGAGGACTTGGGCCGGGCCTTCGAGGGCATTTTTGCAGCCGGCGCCCTGGACGTGCTGGCCCTGCACGGCATCATGAAGAAGAGCCGGCCGGCCGTGGCGCTGCGAGTGGTCTGCGAGGACGCGCACCTGACCGACGTGGAAGCAGCCTTCTTCCGCGAGACCTTGACACTGGGCATTCGCCGCACCCGCACCGAACGCACCGCACTCCCCCGTAAAGAGGCGACCATGCAGACACCGTGGGGCGAGGTCCGAGCCAAGGAGTACACACTCGGTGGACAGACGTTCATCGTACCTGAAGACGACGATCTGGCCGAGATGGCCAGGCGCACGGGCCAGTCCACGGCCGCGCTGCGTCGGTTGCTCATGGCAAAGTAA
- a CDS encoding YitT family protein has translation MTWRSITMGVPWNLFLIGLGSTICMYGAVAIAEPHQFLVGGIFGLCLFLSYVTDLFSPAIWYAIINVPIFLLGWFFVSRRFFFYSIFGLAAIFIAAELITTTFPIEDKMLAAVTGGVLYGAGSGIVLRSLGSCGGMDIISIILFQKWNIRVGQVSFASNMLIFATAFFSMENDLILYSVAMVFVSASVCDYVLSMFNQRKVAFIISDSAETIARSVLKTIQRGGTFLEGSGIYSGKRKQVLMVVVNNYQLKRLEETVFNVDPNAFVVVENTFNVLGEGFSKRKVY, from the coding sequence ATGACCTGGCGTTCGATCACCATGGGGGTGCCCTGGAACCTGTTCCTCATCGGGCTCGGCTCCACCATCTGCATGTACGGAGCCGTTGCCATTGCCGAGCCGCATCAGTTTCTCGTGGGCGGCATCTTCGGCCTGTGCCTGTTCCTGTCATACGTCACCGATCTGTTCTCCCCCGCCATCTGGTATGCCATAATCAACGTGCCCATTTTCCTGCTCGGCTGGTTTTTCGTGAGCCGGCGGTTCTTTTTTTACTCCATATTCGGCCTCGCCGCGATATTCATTGCGGCCGAACTCATTACCACCACCTTTCCCATCGAGGACAAGATGCTGGCTGCGGTAACGGGCGGCGTGCTCTACGGCGCCGGATCGGGCATCGTGCTGCGTTCCCTGGGCAGCTGCGGCGGCATGGACATCATTTCCATCATTCTGTTCCAGAAGTGGAACATACGCGTGGGGCAGGTGAGCTTCGCCTCCAACATGCTCATTTTCGCCACGGCTTTCTTCTCCATGGAGAATGACCTTATTCTTTATTCCGTGGCCATGGTCTTCGTCTCGGCCTCGGTCTGCGACTACGTGCTTTCCATGTTCAACCAGCGCAAGGTGGCCTTCATCATCTCGGATTCGGCCGAAACCATCGCCCGCTCAGTATTGAAGACCATCCAGCGCGGCGGAACATTCCTGGAAGGCTCGGGCATCTACTCCGGCAAGCGCAAGCAGGTGCTCATGGTGGTGGTCAACAATTACCAGCTCAAGCGACTCGAAGAGACCGTGTTCAACGTGGACCCCAATGCCTTTGTCGTGGTGGAGAACACGTTCAACGTGCTCGGCGAAGGCTTTTCCAAACGGAAGGTGTACTGA
- a CDS encoding CBS and ACT domain-containing protein: MLVRDWMTSNVITVTKDTTMPEASKIMKENKISQLPVVDKGGRLVGIVSDRDIKAASPSKATTLDVHELYYLIASIKIKDIMSSPAFSVAPTDTVESAALFLLEKDIGSLPVIDDDEKVVGIISDSDIFKVLIAITGAKHGGVQMGFNLPLEPGSLRVILDDLRAHGARVLSILTSMEKADQGRREVYIRIQPMDRSEENAVIDALKEKYNMMYWARERVHPLV; this comes from the coding sequence ATGCTCGTACGCGACTGGATGACTTCCAACGTCATCACCGTCACCAAGGACACCACCATGCCGGAGGCGTCCAAGATCATGAAAGAAAACAAGATAAGCCAACTCCCGGTGGTGGACAAGGGCGGCCGACTCGTCGGCATCGTCTCCGACCGCGACATCAAGGCGGCGTCGCCGTCCAAGGCCACCACGCTCGACGTGCACGAGCTGTACTACCTTATCGCGTCCATCAAAATTAAAGACATCATGTCCTCGCCTGCCTTCAGCGTGGCGCCTACCGACACCGTTGAGTCGGCCGCCCTGTTCCTGCTGGAGAAGGACATCGGCTCCCTGCCGGTTATCGACGATGACGAGAAGGTTGTGGGCATCATCTCGGATTCGGACATCTTCAAGGTCCTCATCGCCATAACCGGCGCCAAGCACGGCGGCGTGCAGATGGGATTCAACCTGCCCCTGGAACCGGGATCTCTGCGAGTTATCCTGGACGATCTGCGAGCCCACGGCGCGCGGGTGCTCTCCATCCTCACCTCCATGGAGAAAGCGGACCAGGGACGCCGCGAGGTCTACATCCGCATCCAGCCTATGGACCGCTCTGAAGAAAATGCGGTCATCGACGCGCTCAAGGAAAAATACAACATGATGTACTGGGCTCGGGAGCGCGTGCACCCTCTCGTATGA
- a CDS encoding RNA methyltransferase, which yields MLSNLAIVLVKTKFPENVGSTARAMANMGASELVLVSPQSWDEDRALALATPKGAPIIRSIRVEDDLGKALAPYVKVYATTARTGGWRKGILTPAQAATEAHEFMAEGKIAVLFGPEDRGLTNEEVEIGGRLLTIPTVDDASSLNLAQAVLVILYEWFTAAPGTAFRPAGPPTSRLATHAEQEALFSTLQDTLLAIDFLKDDNPSYWMLPVRRFLARIKLRKSEFNLLMGICRQVRWMCSQRCLGPRNKDAEQAPVTQTEETQER from the coding sequence ATGCTCTCGAATCTCGCTATCGTCCTCGTGAAGACGAAGTTTCCCGAAAACGTGGGCAGCACCGCGCGCGCCATGGCCAACATGGGCGCTTCGGAACTCGTGCTCGTCTCTCCGCAAAGCTGGGACGAGGACCGCGCACTGGCCCTGGCCACTCCAAAAGGCGCGCCCATCATCCGTTCCATCCGTGTGGAGGACGATCTGGGAAAGGCTCTGGCCCCATACGTGAAGGTTTACGCCACCACGGCGCGGACCGGGGGCTGGCGAAAGGGCATCCTGACGCCGGCGCAGGCAGCCACCGAGGCGCATGAGTTCATGGCCGAGGGCAAGATTGCGGTGCTCTTCGGACCCGAGGACCGCGGCCTGACCAACGAGGAAGTGGAAATAGGCGGTCGGCTGTTGACGATCCCCACCGTGGACGACGCCAGTTCGCTCAACCTCGCCCAGGCCGTGCTCGTGATTCTGTACGAGTGGTTCACCGCAGCGCCGGGTACGGCGTTCCGACCCGCCGGGCCGCCCACCTCGCGTCTGGCCACCCATGCCGAACAGGAAGCGCTCTTCAGTACCCTGCAGGATACTCTGCTCGCCATCGATTTTCTCAAGGACGACAATCCGTCCTACTGGATGCTGCCCGTGCGGCGGTTTCTCGCACGAATCAAGCTGCGCAAAAGCGAGTTCAACCTGCTCATGGGCATTTGCCGGCAGGTGCGCTGGATGTGCTCGCAACGCTGCCTCGGTCCTCGGAACAAGGACGCGGAGCAGGCGCCGGTCACCCAGACGGAAGAGACTCAGGAACGCTGA
- a CDS encoding DUF456 domain-containing protein, which translates to MEHIWTILFIVLLAALMPLHLVSLPVNWVALCLIFVWRWMHPELAISIPFMLLLAGICLVGELVEFFAKYHGAKRYGGSTKGGWGGIIGAIVGAIAGAPFFFGFGAVVGALLGAYAGCLIIELGQDRSWPEAKRAAKGALLGNFAGLVAKFGLGIAMLVLAVPRIWPG; encoded by the coding sequence ATGGAACATATCTGGACCATATTGTTTATCGTGCTGCTGGCGGCGCTTATGCCGCTGCATCTGGTGTCGCTGCCGGTGAACTGGGTGGCGCTCTGCCTCATCTTCGTGTGGCGCTGGATGCACCCGGAGCTGGCCATCTCGATCCCGTTCATGCTGCTGCTCGCAGGCATCTGCCTGGTGGGCGAGCTTGTGGAATTCTTTGCCAAGTACCACGGGGCCAAGCGGTACGGCGGATCCACAAAGGGCGGTTGGGGCGGCATCATTGGCGCGATTGTCGGGGCGATAGCCGGCGCACCGTTCTTTTTCGGTTTCGGAGCGGTGGTTGGCGCATTGCTGGGCGCCTACGCCGGCTGCCTTATCATCGAGCTGGGGCAGGACCGCTCCTGGCCGGAAGCGAAACGCGCGGCCAAAGGCGCGCTGCTCGGCAACTTCGCCGGCCTGGTAGCCAAGTTCGGCCTGGGCATCGCCATGCTCGTGCTCGCCGTACCGCGCATCTGGCCCGGCTAG
- a CDS encoding phenylacetate--CoA ligase family protein, translating into MEIFHTAEVLSRDEIAHVQSRRLARTVKRAAKSPFYKARLAQTGVDPDSITSVDDISRLPLTTKDDLRESYPFGMLADEHRELVRLHASSGTTGSPTVVYHTDNDLRTWADLMARCMFMAGIRKDDVFQNMAGYGLFTGGLGIHYGAERLGCLTIPAGAGNTARQLKLIRDFNVTALHIIPSYALYLAGVVAEQGMDPRDLPPRIALIGAEPHSEEARRRIEEMLGLKAFNSYGLSEMNGPGVAFECEHQDGMHLWEDSYIAEILNPETLEPVAEGEVGELVMTTLTREAMPLLRYRTRDLTRFIPGECACGRTHRRIDRIAGRADDMLIIKGVNIYPMQIEQVLLAVPEVAQNYQIVLHREGFIDQLTVRVEIKEEFFVEDMRALGSIQKRIAGLLRNELLVTPRIELVEAKSLPTSDGKASRVVDMRDKQG; encoded by the coding sequence ATGGAAATTTTTCACACCGCAGAGGTCCTGAGCCGCGACGAAATCGCCCATGTCCAGTCGCGGCGGCTGGCGCGCACCGTGAAACGCGCCGCCAAATCGCCGTTCTACAAGGCCAGACTCGCCCAGACAGGGGTGGACCCCGACTCCATCACGAGCGTGGACGACATATCCCGCCTGCCGCTGACCACCAAGGACGATCTGCGCGAGAGCTATCCCTTCGGCATGCTCGCAGATGAGCACCGCGAACTTGTCCGGCTGCACGCCTCCAGCGGCACCACGGGTTCGCCCACCGTTGTCTACCATACGGACAACGACCTGCGGACCTGGGCCGACCTCATGGCGCGATGCATGTTCATGGCGGGCATTCGCAAGGATGACGTCTTCCAGAACATGGCTGGCTACGGCCTGTTCACCGGCGGCCTCGGCATCCACTACGGCGCCGAGCGACTGGGCTGCCTGACCATCCCTGCCGGCGCGGGCAACACCGCACGGCAGCTCAAGCTCATCCGCGACTTCAACGTGACGGCGCTGCACATCATCCCGTCCTACGCCCTGTACCTGGCCGGGGTGGTGGCGGAGCAGGGCATGGACCCGCGGGACCTGCCGCCGCGCATCGCGCTCATCGGCGCGGAGCCGCATTCCGAAGAAGCGCGCCGCCGCATCGAGGAGATGCTCGGCCTCAAGGCGTTCAACTCCTACGGTCTTTCGGAAATGAACGGGCCGGGCGTGGCCTTCGAATGTGAGCACCAGGACGGCATGCACCTCTGGGAAGATTCCTATATCGCAGAAATCCTCAACCCCGAGACGCTGGAGCCCGTGGCCGAGGGCGAGGTGGGCGAGCTGGTGATGACCACCCTGACCCGCGAGGCCATGCCGCTATTGCGCTATCGCACGCGCGACCTCACCCGGTTCATCCCTGGCGAATGCGCCTGCGGCCGCACGCACCGCCGTATCGACCGCATTGCCGGCCGGGCGGACGACATGCTCATCATCAAGGGTGTGAACATCTACCCCATGCAGATCGAGCAGGTGCTGCTGGCGGTGCCCGAAGTGGCGCAGAACTATCAGATCGTCCTGCACCGGGAAGGCTTCATCGACCAGCTCACTGTACGCGTGGAGATCAAGGAAGAGTTCTTTGTGGAAGACATGCGCGCGCTCGGCTCCATTCAGAAACGCATCGCCGGGCTCCTGCGCAACGAGCTGCTGGTGACGCCGCGTATCGAGCTCGTGGAGGCCAAGAGCCTTCCGACCAGCGACGGCAAGGCTTCCCGCGTTGTCGACATGCGCGACAAGCAAGGCTGA